DNA sequence from the Nitrososphaerales archaeon genome:
TGGGTGTTTCATACCTTACTGCGTGGAATATGTTGAAGGATGTAAACGTAAAAAAAGGTTCAACAGTTCTTGTGTATGGTGCAGGTAGTGGCATAGGTTCAGCAACTATAAAGCTCGCAAGAGCTATGGGGATGAAAGTTGTGACAACTGTTAGTAGTGAAAGAAAGATCTCACTGGCAAAGAAGCTTGGCGCAAATCATGTTATAGACAGAAATAAACAGGACGTCGTTGCAGAAGTCACGAGGCTCACCGATGGTGTGGATGCGGTAATAGATCATGTCGGTGCTAGTACATGGATGACAAGTTTGAAATGTTTAAAAGTCGGAGGGAGGATGGCAGTATGCGGTGCAACTACAGGTGAAATTGCCAATGTGGAAATCAGAACCGTGTACAACAAACAGGTATCAATAATAGGAGCGTATCTTGGTACGAAGGGCGAGTTGATAGAGATGATTAAATTCATGCTAAAAAGGAGGATCAAACCATTAATAGATTTGACATTCAGGTTAAGTGAAGCTAGAGCAGCACATGAAAGAATGGAGAAGAATGAGCATTTCGGTAAAATATTGTTGAAGCCCTAACACTACTTCAGATTTTTCAATAGATCGTTGACAGAAAGTGTGTTCAGGATATCAGAACTTTGAGCCCACCCTCGTCTTGCCTGTGCTATGCCGAATACCAAGAACGCGTAATGTAGTGGATGGTGTGCATCTGAATCAATTACCAACTTAACTCCATTCTGTATAGCCATTCTAACATATTCGTCTCT
Encoded proteins:
- a CDS encoding zinc-binding dehydrogenase translates to MKAAVIHEHGGPDKLVYQDIDDPKPSSNEVLVKVKVCAINHLDIWVRQGLPGKTLKFPHILGCDIAGEIASKNRSLPIGSRVMVYAGVSCGRCSYCKAGEENLCAKFSVIGGFSDMKGGYAEYVKIPVRNIVEIPPWFSYDEAACLGVSYLTAWNMLKDVNVKKGSTVLVYGAGSGIGSATIKLARAMGMKVVTTVSSERKISLAKKLGANHVIDRNKQDVVAEVTRLTDGVDAVIDHVGASTWMTSLKCLKVGGRMAVCGATTGEIANVEIRTVYNKQVSIIGAYLGTKGELIEMIKFMLKRRIKPLIDLTFRLSEARAAHERMEKNEHFGKILLKP